The Peromyscus eremicus chromosome 16_21, PerEre_H2_v1, whole genome shotgun sequence genome includes the window CTAAGATATTTTATCCAAGGTCCCCGTGCCTTTGGACCCAGTGTCCGAAGAATGCTCAAGGTTTTCTGGTCTAGCCAATAGCAGCGGTGCACATTTGAGACACTGTTTCTTCTGGTGTTTCTTACCGTTGTTGTCCACAGCTTTGACTGGACTGGAAGAAAATGAGCCGCCCTCTACCTCTGCTGACACACTTACCAAGAATTGAAAGTattcatttctctattttttttattattttgactatgcatgtgtatgtgagtgtgtgtgtgtgagagtgtgtgtgtgtgtgtgtgtgtgtgtgtgtgtgtgtgaatatgcatgGGAGTGCAGTtgtctgtgaaggccagaaaagagtgtcagatctcctggagctggaattacaggcagttgtgagcctcctggcctgggggctgggaattatctcaggtcctctgcaagaacagctcttgctcttggcCACCAAGCCCTTCCTCCCGCCCCTATTTCCCTTATTAACAGCTTAGGTAACACGATAaatttctctctccaccttcaaCAAGAGAAATACCTCAATATTTCTCACTCATTCGGATCCCCAGATGCTCATGGCGTTGATGTCACCATGTTTATTGGAACTGAATTTTGACTGACAGTTATTTTCTGCTCAAATCACCACAGCATTTAAGATGTAGCTTAGATTGCTAtcaagttagagtttgtttctctaTCAATATTTGAAAGACCATTCTTGATATTTTAATACAGATGTGCTGTTTTCATTTTGAGAATCATgaggtttgtttgatttttaatccCTTTGAATATTGCTTTAACGCTGTGCTCAATAGCACCCATTCAGAAGTTGTTTATTGCCAGTTATTTATGAAACACGTGCAGTGTTAAAAAAAAGTGTGGAGCAAGTTCACGGAATAATTTTACTTATGTTAAGTCTAATATTATAGTTGCTATAATTTTACAATGGCAAGGTTTGCCTTTGTGGGGTCATTTCATAGTAATTCAGTTAAGAGAGTTGGTTGTCCTGGTTTGGGTCTCTGTTACTGTGGCGATGACCACgactgtggtggttggaataagaatggcctccataggctcatatgtcaccagggaatggcattgtttgaaaggattagaaggattaaaggtgtggccttgttggaggaacagTGTCAgtggggggtgggttttgagcTTTCAAGCCCAAGGTCTCCCTCGAGGCCTGCAGACCAGGATGTAGCGCTCAGCACTGCTCCAGCGGCACGCCTGCCGCCATGCTCTCTGCCGTGAGGatgatggactaagcctctgaaactgtaagcaagcccccaattaaatgcttccttttacaaGAGCTggttggtcatagtgtctcttcacagcaacacgacagtgactaagacaatggcCAAGAGCgttttggaaaggaaagggatTATTACTTCATCTCACAACTCCCAGATCTCACTCTGTTAACAAGGGAAGGCAGGGCTGGAACTCaggacaggagcctggaggcaggccACCAAGGAacgctgcttaccagcttgctccccAAGGCTTGCTTGGTTTGCAGGACCACCTTCCCAAAGGTGGAACCATCTACAGCGGGCCGGGTCTTCCCACACtgatcatcaatcaagaaaatttcccactgcctggcctacaggTCAGTCAGACAGAGggaattcctcaactgaggatcCCTCCTTTCAGACGACTCTAGCCGAGCCAAATTGACAAACACCTAACCAGCACATTGCTGGCCGATAGCACATCAGATACAAACAAAGAATAATACTGGGGGACTGTGCCCAGAGCACATTATACACTTGCACGAGAATGGCCCtaaatgatgatggtggtggtggtggtggtggtggtggtggtggtggtggtggtgatgatggtgatgatgatggtggtggtggtggtggtgatgctgctgctgctgctgctaatggtggtggtgatgatgatgatgatgatgatgatgatgatgatggtgatggtggtgatggtgatggcggtgatgatgatgatgatggtggtggtggtggtcatggtggtgatgatgatgatgatggtgatggtggtggtggtgatgatggtgatgatgatgatgatgatggtgatggtggtgatggtgatggtggtggtggtgatggtgatgatgatgatgatgatggtggtggtgccaCTGGTGTATAAGCAGGGAGCAAATGTGCCATCAGATTCAAGAAGCCATGGATTAATTTATCTTAGGAATATTTAAACAGATTtatatcaaaaaaagaaaggaagactaTTAACAATCATAACACCATGCACAACACAAACTGTCTTCTTTGCCAATAGTCTGAGAATCTTGATGTCTAGAAACTGgccacagaggctcacagagtcTCAGGTAAGAGGCCTCCCAGCCAGAGGTCCCTGTGCCTGCCCAGGAGGACCAGAGTCCTGGGCTGCAGTACCTGCCCATTGAGTTCTTTGTTCACATCACTTGGGACTGTGTGATGGAGAGAGGTCCATGTGATTACGTTTGAAGTAAGGATAGAGTGATCCCTGGAAACTGGCCTGGGCGAAGGAGAAGATGTGGGTCTCATCAGTCATGTTGTAGAAAGAAAGGTCATTGTCCTCGTGATCCAAGAAGATTGCAATCTTCAGTGGACGAGTGTCCAGCAGCAGAGCCTCTTCCAGAGAAACGTTTTGGGAACAGAAGGTAAGAGCCCTGTATTCGTCTCCCTTCTTCTCCAAGACTCTGAATTTCTTCACTGAGTCTCTGGGTGGTGCATCCTGAGTGTACAGCTCATAAACGCCTAGTGTCCATTCCTCAGTGTCCCCAATATCCACCTCCCAGTAGTATCTCCCCAACATGAAGCCTTCCTGGTACAGTGTGATGATGTTGTGGTCTACTTGCGGGTTGCTGAGGGATGGAtctgctgtctcctctctgctgctCTCTTCTGTCTTTGGGCCAGATTTGTCCTGGTGAGGTACTTCATGATTTATCATCACAGGAgctgggaggaaaaggaggagagtggaggaggaggggcgGAGAAGGAGGGGTGGAGAAGGAGGGGcggaggaggggtggaggaggaggggtggaggaggggtggaggaggaggggcggcggaggaggggtggaggaggaggggcggaggaggaggggtggaggaggaggggtggaggaggaggggtggaggaggggtggaggaggaggggtggaggaggggcgGAGGAGGAGGGGCGGAGGAGGAGGGGCGGAGGAGGAGGGGCGGAGGAGGAGGGGCGGAGGAGGAGGGGCGGAGGGGGAGGGgcggagggggaggggtggaggaggaggggtggagggggaggggtggaggaggaggggcggaggaggaggggtggaggaggggtggaggaggaggagtggaggaggaggggtggaggaggggtggaggaggaggggtggaggaggaggggtggaggaggagacTAAACCAAAATTGCAATGTCTGTATACCAATAACTACGTGTTCAAAGTTAGCGTTGTGTGTAGGAGGCTACTGGGTAGGTGACGTTTTAAGGAAACTGGGTGTGGAGAGCTGGTGCGACAACGCTCCTGAGGTGTTGGGCCATGTGCCCTCACAGTGCATTCTGAGCTCTGCGCCCCATTCTATCTTGTCTATGCTACTGTAAGGTCTTGGGAGAGTGTGGAGTGAGCCAGGACTTGGTAAATCGGAGCCTTGCTGCTCTCTTGTGGAAGTGCTGGTCACAAGCCGACCACAAAATGAGGCTGAGTGTTCTTGCCCCTTGGCGCAGTTAGGCGCCTCCTCAGTAAGGAGCCATGGTTCTGTCATCCAAGCCCAGTGGATCCCACAGACAAGAATGCTTGGCCAGTGTGTGGAGAAGGGAACAGAACCAGTGTGGTTGAGCCTGGCAGTGGCCTGAAGCACAGAACCACACAGCAGggtcccttcctcccctcctcactCTCAGTCTCAACAAGGAAGTCACCAACACCAACACACAAGACACCAGAGGGGAGAGTGGGGGGCTGACATGCTCAGCTGAAAACAACAGGAGCAACCTCAGGGCTCGAGGCAGATGAGAGCAGATGGACTCACCCAGCTGGAACAGCTCCTTCCTCCAGTCTGGAAGAGAGCAGAGCAGACAGATGGGGAGCCGCACCCAAGGAATGAATAAGAGACTCACGTCCCCGGTGCATTCTCCTCCCACTCACTTGGTCACTGAGTCCCTCAGACTTTCTAGTGTCCAGAAACTCCCAcaggcaggcggctctctgtgcTGACTCAGGGACTGATCCCTAGAGACTCAGTGCTGGGCATGGGGAGTggagtgagggtgggggtggggggtggggatgggatgggggtaggggtgagggtgggggtgggtgctAAGTTCCTCTTGCTCAGATGCTGTTGGGCCTCAGGTTTTATTCAGAAGTTAGATACATGCATAGCCTTGGGAGGAGGACAGACAAGGACTTTCACTTCTTAACAGACACAGCACCgtggtctctcgctgaacctccCTCCATCTAATGTGTGGAGCCATGAGGACAGGCGTCAAGAAGAGCAGCTGCAAATGcagctcctcctctgtgtcctgtggTGGAGGAGAATGGCGGAGCCCGGGCTGCCTGAGCTCCTGTGCCCCATCCTCAGCGTTTAGCTTCCTTCGTCAGAACCacaagaagttttaaaaaaagatttgttttttaattttattttatgtgtctgagtgttcgcctacatgtatgtatgtgcactacatgagtgcagtgctggcaggggccagaagagggccttggatcccctgggaccagATGGTTGCGAGCCGCCATACATGGGCcatgggaaccgaactcaggttcGCTGTAAGAGTAGCCATTGCTACTGagtcgtctccccagccccagctggaACATTTCAGAGCAAATCATTAAAGTCTCACCAGAAGCTGCTTACTGAGCTGTCCGTCACCCTGGAGGGCCCACCTGTCCGTCACCCTGGAGGGCCCACCGCTTACTGAGCTGTCCGTCACCCTGGAGGGCCCACCTGTCCGTCACCCTGGAGGGCCCACCTGTCCGTCACCCTGGAGGGCCCACCTGTGCGTCACTCTGGAGGGCCTACCTGTCTGTCACTCTGGAGGGCCTACCTGTCCGTCACCCTGGAGGGCCCACCTGTCCGTCACCCTGGAGGGCCCACCTGTCCGTCACCCTGGAGGGCCCACCTGTGCGTCACTCTGGAGGGCCCACCTGTCTGTCACCCTGGAGGGCCCACCTGTCTGTCACTCTGGAGGGCCCACCTGTCCATCACTCTGGAGGGCCCACCGCTTACTGAGCTGTCCGTCACCCTGGAGGGCCCACTCCTCTCCTCCTCAGGGCACTCAGGCTGCCTGGAACAGCTTGGTTTCTAGCTTATGTTCCTTGGGGACTTTCAACCTCCACAGGGTCAGAGATGACAGCGCCACCTACGTGTGGCACAATGTCGGATGTATGGAAATTGCACAGATGAGATCAAGGAGTGACCTAATGTGTTTGTGAAcgtcacattacacacacacattacacatataCTCACCGACACATCACATATACATTTAGTCTATACACACATCGTAAACACTCAGGCACACATCACAtgcatacttgcacacacataccacactcacatacacattacacactcacatacatgcacacacatacatcgtcacttacacacactcatgcacacatcacacacatatcacatacagtcacacacacatcatacacactcatgcacacagcacacacacacatatacacacacacatacttcatgtgcacacacactcacacatatgcacacacatcacacattctcacacacacatcacacacatgcatatacacacactcatacacatatcacataaacacacacaataagtaaatagttctctctcctttttcctaGCTACAGAAAATAGCTGAACCCCAGCACAAATGACCACAGCTTGCTGGGGCACGTTTGCACACCTGAAatcctggcatttgggaggcggaggcaggaaggCCTAGGAGCTCAAACCCAACCTTAGCTCACAGCACGTGATCCAGCCCCAGTTGTGCGaggtcctgcctcaaaaaaagttgttttttttttttcaatttgcaaATTGACAGCCATTAAACTGTGCATGTGTTAGTATGTAAGCGCACGTGTGTTTAAGTTTCCTGGTATTATGCCCATTGTTTTAGAGTTGCTGGCAAGATTCAATGCCCACTCGTCACTTACCAGGGTACAGCAGGGCTTTCTTCCAATCTGCAACAGAACAGACCCAAGACAGCTGAGTACTGGACCTGTGGCCTCACACgaccccctttccctctctgtttTCCACACCAGTCACCATTAAACCTTTTAGTCCCCCTGTGCACCCACAGAGGGTACGAGGGGGAGTTGGCATCGGGGCAACTGGATGCAGGACGCCTGGTCTCTCACCTTCTTTGTACAGCGCCTTCCGCCGATCTGAAAGAAACAACAGTCGATGAGCAGCCGGAGTGGCGGGAAAGAGAAGCAAATGCTACCGAGGGGAGGAGAAGCCACACTCACCCAGGTCGGCCTGGAGCTCATCTGAAAGAGAGGAAAGACTGTGTGTGTAAGGTCCGTCAAACTGGGTCTCAGCCCCCCTGAGTCTGGAGAGTAGCTAAATGAATTAGGGTGGGCTTTCCCTTAGGGGCCCCATAATCAAGGAGATGAGCATGTGCACATGGCCACTGTATACTCCTAAGGTGCCAAGGGAGTTTGAGGTGTCTTAGGGCTTCCTTCTCAAGCAGATTCATAGGAAGAGAACCAGGCACCAGAGAAACAGTGGCGCCCTCTGGAAGAAGGGTAGACTGTGGGcgtgggaggggtggggtgtgggaggGTGGGACTGTGAAGAGCAGGGTGTGAAGGCACGGGCTCTGGTTGAGGCCCACACTTCAGAGGCCTGATGTCCACTCCCCTTGGCCCTCTAGTCCTCTGCAATGACTATCTGCTCCCTAGCTCCCTCGATCCCCCAGCCTTTCTGCGAACCTCCGACTTACTCTGCTTTCCCCATTTTTACCTCTGTCTTCAGGGCGGTTTTCATTTCCTGCCTCATCTGATCCGTTTTGTGCAATTCTTCTGACTTTTTCTCCACCTCTCGCCTTTTGGCTTGATGTTCCTTCCAGCCAGCAAGGCTGGTCCCACTGAGCAGGATCAATAGTATGGGGAGGAAGCAAGCCAGAGCTGTTCTCCATGGAGAGTTCCTGGGGAAGAAGGGTTCTGACGGAGTGCATGCAGTCGGTCAGAAAGTGGCCTGCGGCAGCTCCCTTcagctctccccttctctcctcttcccccttccccttccccagcccAGGAGTTTGGCCCTCACTGACCTGGGAGGGAGATGGTCTTTGCTTTTTCCTGGTCATGGAGGGGATTTTGGATGGAGCAGATCACGTCACCCACAGCTCTGTCTGTGACCAAAAGAGATGTTTCCACGTGGAAGAGGCCGTCTCTGTCTTGGGCCTGTGATTCAGAGAAGGATGGTAGGGTGTTCCCTGAAGGGTCTCTCCAGGTGTTCCCTGAAGGGTCTCTCCATTGGACGGTGGGTTTTGGGAACCAGCCACTTGAGGAACAGGACACTCGGATCCCATTGTTCTCAATCCCTGTCATTCGAACAAGAGGGGCAGAGCCTAACCCTGAGGAGAGAAGACACCTCCTTGAGGCCCGTGGTTCCTGGAGAGCAGAGTGCGCGAGGGAAGCTGACCTTCACAGTACTGCAGagcagcctggaactcagaggtcaGCTGAGGCTATCCTGAGACTCAGTTTGGTCTTAGCTCACTGGCTTTGCATGTGCTTGGACTTGGAGAAGTTAAGGGTCGTTCTAGGAAAAGTTAAAACTTGAAAATGGGTCTAATTGTATTTTCTGTCTTGATTTACTGGAAGTTAATGTCAGAGGTGTCCGTGTTCCTAGTGAATATAATTTCTGGGGTCTCTTAAGATATCAAAACAGGCTCAGAAGGTTGGTCAAGTACATCAGCCAGCAGAGTGTTTGTTGTGTAACCAACGATGACCCAAGTTTACCTCCCCAAACCCACATGAAAACCTGGTCGTGGAGGCACAAGCTTGGGgaccagagacaggtgggtccctggggaTCCCTGACCACCCAGCCTAGCTGAGTTGAGagtcttgtctcagaaaacatggTGGACAGTgacctgaggctgacctctgccttccacatacacaaatatacacatatgtgcagcccccccccctttggttCAGAAATGTGAAGCCTGTGATGTTAACCTCTGATGGTAGACAGTCTCACTCTCACTGGATGTTACCGGGAATGGATATATCACAGATATATCAACACATCCAGGATCACAGCCAGCTCCAGGTTGGGCGTAAGGAGAGTTACGGGCAGTTGGGTCTTTGACTTACTTCACAACCAACACCCTGTGCCAAGCTCACATACCTATGACATGCAGCTCCACGGTGGCCTCTTGGGAGGTGAAGCCATATGTGACTAGACAGTGATAGAGGCCATCGTCAGAGGCCT containing:
- the LOC131926730 gene encoding butyrophilin-like protein 1 is translated as MKGSLVLPLARCLLPLLLLVSTGVSGEVSQFSVRGPAEPIMVLLGTDATLPCQLSPVQSASRMHVRWYRAQLTPAVLVFHDGQEQEDVQMPEYQGRAQLARDAIATGSVALQIQQVQASDDGLYHCLVTYGFTSQEATVELHVIGLGSAPLVRMTGIENNGIRVSCSSSGWFPKPTVQWRDPSGNTWRDPSGNTLPSFSESQAQDRDGLFHVETSLLVTDRAVGDVICSIQNPLHDQEKAKTISLPEPFFPRNSPWRTALACFLPILLILLSGTSLAGWKEHQAKRREVEKKSEELHKTDQMRQETHSLSSLSDELQADLDRRKALYKEDWKKALLYPDWRKELFQLAPVMINHEVPHQDKSGPKTEESSREETADPSLSNPQVDHNIITLYQEGFMLGRYYWEVDIGDTEEWTLGVYELYTQDAPPRDSVKKFRVLEKKGDEYRALTFCSQNVSLEEALLLDTRPLKIAIFLDHEDNDLSFYNMTDETHIFSFAQASFQGSLYPYFKRNHMDLSPSHSPK